TTAGTTTATTTTCTAAAATTAACTTCCTCAACATATTGAAAAAAAATTCTTTTTTCAAAGCAAAATTATTTATTAAACTTACTGGCAAACCGATATTTCGTTCTAAGCTGTCAATTGCATCCCACAGCCATCCTAAATGATGATATTTGGCTTCTTGAAAATTTAACATATAGTCAATTTGATCAACATTAAACTTATTAATCATTATGCCCACTCTAAATGTTTTTCACCATTTTTAAGTGTATAGACCCAGACAGGTCTTAATGGACAAAAATCTTTATCATAAACAACAAGCCAAGTTCCGACATCAACAACACCTAATTCCTCCGCATGTCGTTCTGATTGAGGGAATGATAGTTTGAACCATTCCAATTGCTCAGAGATAGGCATGTCATATAAAATTTCATCATTTTCGCTTTTAGCAAGTAATAAATCACCATTTTTCATTAACTTTTCTAAAATATAGAAAAATATTGTTTTTTTTAAATCAAAGTTATTGTCCACAATTTCATAAAATTCTAAATCATTACCTAATCGACTAATTGATAGCCAAATACCATCTAATGCCTGAAACTTAGGCGATTTCATTAATTCATTAAAATGTTTATCAATTAAATTAAACATTATCTACTCCATTATCTAAACTTAATTTCTATTTTTTCTTTAGGAGATAACCCTAACGAATTATTAATACCTGGATTACCCTGAATATCAATTGTCCATCTAGCTCTAGTCTGACTTGCTGAGCTTGAAACACTTCGTAAGCGGATTTGTTGCCCATTACCCAAAGTTGCCACATAAATTTGTTTATCACCATTACCTACCGCTTTAAGAGGAACCGTACCAGCTAATTGCTGCGCATACTCTTTAATATTATTAGATGTTAATTTTTGGCTATCCAATATAACAGTTGTCTGACTATTTACAGGATTGTAGCCTTTTTTAATGTCTAACCCTGCAATTGTTAACGTATTTCTTGAGTTGGTCTTTGTAAAAAGCTCTGCAATTTCTTTTTCAGGGGCAATATACGTCACACGTTTAATAACTTTTTTGCCACCTTCTGAAACTATTCCTAGACCTTTACTGGTTAAATTTCCAAGAATGGCACGCTCAACATAAGCCGTACCTTTTTCAATAGCTAATTGCTCTAAAGATTTTTTACCATCAACAACATCTTGTACATCTCTATAAATTTGGTAAGCACTATAAGCTCTATCTGCAATCATTACTGCAGCAATTAATGGCACCCAAAAAGCATTATTAGTAACAGCTGTTTCTGAGGCTTGCTGTGCAATAGCAGTATCATATCCTGTTGCTGCCGCTATCGTAACAGCCATTGCATTACTAATATTAGTTATTAATTTTTGATCACTAGAATATTGTTTCATATATTCTGCAACACTTTCACCAACAGCAGCACCAATTGCACCAGCGATACATTCACCACCTCCTATCGCAGCCCCAGTACAACCTGCTGTAGCATGAGCAACTTGGCTTAAAATATTTTTCATTAATCCATCAGAAATAATTTCTTTATTCAAATGAATCTGATTCGCCATCGTTCCTTGAATAGCTGTCCCCAATGACTGATAAAGTAAATCCTCTAAACCATCTGAGAAGCTTTCTCCTGTAATAGTTGAATTTATTCCTGTCCTGATTGTTGTTTCAATAATTGCCGTTGCTGTTTTTGCTGCGAGATTCATTAATACGTCAGGTGTATTACCCAAGGCTTTCAAAGATTGCATTGTGGCTGTACCACCAACTTTATCTAACAATCCAGCTGTCACCACGGCTGTTGCTAAATTCCTAACTGTATCTTTAGAACCCAAATCTTTTAGCGTCTGTGTAACATTTCCCTGATTATTTACTAAGCCGATAGAGGCTTGAGTTGCTATAGAAGTTAAAGCCGCATTAACCATTATTCCTGTGGTGGTATAAGTCGTTACTCCTGCTGCTGTAGTAGTTGCTAAAGTCATTCCACCAAATGTTGTAATTGTTCCTCCTCCAGCTGCAGCTACAGTAGTTGTCCCCACTGCTGCTGTGGTCGTTCCTGCACCAGCTGCGGCAGTAGTCCCAATCAATGCTGTTCCTGCTCCATAAGTTAAAACGGCAACAATAATTGCAATAATTGCTGCACCAGCACCTGTTAAACCTTGTGATTTATAATCCCAATCTTTTTGGGTTAATAAAACTGTTTGCCAATCAACATCTTTTCGGTTAACTAATTCTTTAAGATATGCATTTCCTGGCTGATTAGCCAGTTTTAGAATTTCATCCCGCAACTCAACTTTATTAGCGTCTTTTTCACTGATTGGAACTTGCACACTCAAACCACCAGCGGCTTTAAAGGTAGGTAAAACTGGCCCATTAAAACTTGGTAGCTGAGCAGTTTCAGTAATTGAGCCTTTATCTTGCATTGACTGCCAGACTACAGAATTCTTTTCTTTTTTAACTAGGTCAGTAATAGATGTTTTCGCGGCAATGAGA
The window above is part of the Acinetobacter baumannii genome. Proteins encoded here:
- a CDS encoding DUF596 domain-containing protein gives rise to the protein MFNLIDKHFNELMKSPKFQALDGIWLSISRLGNDLEFYEIVDNNFDLKKTIFFYILEKLMKNGDLLLAKSENDEILYDMPISEQLEWFKLSFPQSERHAEELGVVDVGTWLVVYDKDFCPLRPVWVYTLKNGEKHLEWA